One genomic region from Phragmites australis chromosome 1, lpPhrAust1.1, whole genome shotgun sequence encodes:
- the LOC133917234 gene encoding homeobox-DDT domain protein RLT2-like isoform X10, with the protein MKIYSRHNPKLLKASAFLPTMEPPFAPNSFAGKRKSTVGNPPIVQPHGSWAVHEYQFLPEQSSDTYESASRSHYYDTPVEVSNSRISPLTSGSQLLHGSEEVAPSYAFQGQASGSGLLPQSGRSQAFPAVPADYTMTQSNSNLNSVPVEGEFGISQVAGFENPLISSDRRVYHDENASRLNRKLKDFLQRYEEAKIAKEVEAHERQIRKELEKQDILNRKREEQRRKEMERLDRERRKEEERFMRERQREEERFQREQRREHKRMEKFVQKQSRQAEKQRQKEELRKEKGAARQKAANERATARRIAREYTELMEDERLELMELAAQSKGLPSMLHLDIDTLQQLDSFRGVLSQFPPQMVRLKVPFSIKPWTGSENNVGKLLMVWKFLITFTDVLGLSPVTLDELVQSLHDYDSRLLGELHVGLLKSIIKDIEDVARTPLVALGVNPGGGHPHIVEGAYAWGFNIRSWQRHLNLLTWPEILRQFALSAGLGPQLKKRNVEDAYYHNDNEGHDGEDVISTLRNGSAAVSAATLMKERGYTHRRRSWHRLTPGTVKFAAFHVLSLEGSKGLTILEVAEKIQKSGLRDLTTSKTPEASIAAALSRDTKLFERTAPSTYCVKSPYRKEPADSEAVLSAAREKLRAFQNVLSDSEAEKEVDDAERDEDSECDDPDGDDVNTEVGDDKDDVNTEVGDDKDPLLAVDAQDGVPTTTTVDGIKTEADSVGNALNTPSCFTKSAKGAPLSSLGNSNTAGTSSDSPLGASSDYHEVIPGDSEDTQIDESNQVESWIQALAEGDYCDLSVDERLNALVALVGVATEGNSIRAVLEERLELANALKKQMWAEAQLDKRRSKEEFASKMQCNSYMSLKADINQENNATESTPTPAFHADKENDENFGAINNCEILDQHSQGNAGGMSYERNGVGPEISATPDTLSVQQYAYADKTRSQLKSYIGHRAEQLYVYRSLPLGEDRRRNRYWQFTTSASPNDPGSGRIFFESKDGYWRVIDSEEAFDSLVASLDTRGSREAQLHSMLQMIDPSFKEAIKRSVAIEQSAGRNINEATDMIRASFHSEFGSPSSTPFSVASNSATAYSDSFRIELGHNDFEEAAISKRADGFLKWMWREYYNQELTCAMKYSKKRCSELMHSCNFCYQIYLAEERHCSSCHKTFKSIHSFSEHTAQCEEKRRTDPNWKMQIADYSVPIGMRLLKLQLASIEASIPSEALQSFWTDVYRKSWGLKLYSTKSMGEIFQLLTLLEGAIRRDYLSSDFETASECLNSNSQDIACQNLVGSVGSAAVLPWVPDTTAAVMLRTLDLDSAISYIQNQKMERDFMKLPSRYTVAKSTQETAPLEPTGFDLYDRRWLPSGGRRGRGRGSRGGSRGGRGRSRGGRVPRGISSSSRIEFKDDSVAYEKAPRKNARRGRTRGCGRRRGRRTVRPRQPSEGRARSIPKANLLGSFSMVSSSKPATIEESPRSSGADEWGLGTRMPYTEGGGNSSASQSDQSEDNEENGQPMDEEYEDQVLDYSIGYSGGSRLPHGMMSTLDHEEDEDAKGDEYVEEDGADHAVDDVDGEMYEDDEMADNIGEDDGDGVEMNADEDEGATSYSSDYSK; encoded by the exons ATGAAGATATATTCTAGGCACAACCCAAAGCTCTTAAAG GCTTCAGCATTCTTACCTACCATGGAACCCCCTTTTGCTCCAAATTCATTTGCTGGGAAGAGAAAATCAACTGTTGGTAATCCACCCATAGTTCAACCTCATGGATCATGGGCAGTTCATGAGTACCAATTTCTTCCTGAGCAATCAAGCGATACATATGAGAGCGCAAGCCGATCTCACTACTATGACACTCCAGTGGAAGTTTCAAATTCGAGAATATCTCCTCTCACCTCAGGATCACAGCTTCTCCATGGATCTGAGGAGGTGGCACCTAGTTATGCTTTTCAAGGTCAAGCATCTGGTTCTGGCCTTTTGCCTCAATCTGGCAGGTCTCAGGCGTTTCCAGCAGTACCGGCAGATTACACGATGACTCAGTCTAATAGCAACCTTAATTCTGTTCCAGTTGAAGGCGAGTTTGGTATTTCTCAGGTTGCTGGATTTGAAAACCCACTTATATCATCTGACAGAAGGGTCTATCATGATGAAAATGCTTCTCGATTGAATAGAAAACTAAAA GATTTTCTTCAGCGTTATGAAGAAGCAAAGATTGCAAAGGAAGTTGAAGCTCATGAAAGACAGATCAGGAAGGAACTTGAGAAACAAGATATTTTGAATAGAAAG AGAGAGGAACAAAGGCGTAAGGAAATGGAGAGACTTGATCgtgagagaagaaaagaagaggagagaTTTATGCGTGAGAggcagagagaagaagagaggttCCAAAGAGAGCAAAGGCGTGAACATAAGCGAATGGAGAAATTTGTGCAGAAGCAATCTAGACAG GCAGAGAAACAAAGGCAGAAGGAGGAACTCCGAAAAGAGAAAGGGGCCGCAAGGCAAAAAGCTGCCAATGAAAGGGCTACAGCTCGCAGAATTGCACGGGAGTATACGGAATTGATGGAAGATGAGCGCTTGGAACTAATGGAATTGGCTGCACAAAGCAAAGGGTTGCCCTCAATGCTTCATCTTGACATCGACACATTACAACAGCTTGATTCCTTTCGAG GCGTGTTGAGTCAATTCCCTCCTCAAATGGTGAGACTGAAGGTGCCATTTTCAATAAAGCCTTGGACCGGATCCGAAAATAATGTTGGAAAGCTTTTGATG GTGTGGAAATTCTTGATTACTTTTACTGATGTTCTAGGGCTTTCTCCAGTTACACTTGACGAGCTTGTTCAGTCTCTTCATGATTAT GATTCAAGGTTGTTAGGGGAACTGCATGTTGGTCTTCTCAAATCCATCATAAAGGATATCGAGGATGTTGCTCGAACTCCATTGGTTGCACTGGGGGTGAATCCAGGAGGTGGTCATCCACATATTGTTGAAGGG GCATATGCTTGGGGATTCAATATACGTAGCTGGCAGCGCCACCTGAATCTTCTTACATGGCCTGAAATATTACGACAATTTGCTTTATCTGCTGGTTTGGGACCTCAACTAAAGAAAAGGAATGTCGAAGATGCTTATTATCATAATGATAATGAG GGTCATGATGGCGAGGATGTTATATCAACGCTCCGAAATGGTTCAGCAGCTGTGAGTGCTGCGACTTTGATGAAAGAAAGAGGCTACACCCATCGCCGTAGATCTTGGCATCGTCTTACTCCTGGAACTGTAAAGTTTGCAGCTTTCCATGTGCTATCTCTTGAAGGAAGCAAAGGTCTCACAATATTGGAAGTTGCAGAAAAAATTCAG AAATCTGGATTGAGAGATCTCACAACAAGCAAGACACCCGAGGCATCCATAGCTGCTGCCTTGTCTAGGGATACCAAACTTTTTGAGAGAACGGCTCCTTCAACATACTGTGTGAAATCGCCTTATAGAAAAGAGCCAGCTGATTCTGAGGCTGTGTTGTCAGCAGCACGTGAAAAACTTAGGGCTTTTCAGAATGTGCTTTCTGACTCTGAAGCTGAAAAGGAGGTGGACGATGCTGAGAGGGATGAGGATTCTGAATGTGATGATCCTGATGGTGATGATGTGAATACTGAGGTAGGAGATGACAAGGATGATGTGAATACTGAGGTAGGAGATGACAAGGACCCCCTTCTTGCTGTTGATGCACAAGATGGCGTACCAACTACAACTACAGTTGATGGCATAAAGACAGAAGCAGATAGTGTGGGTAATGCGTTAAACACACCAAGTTGTTTTACTAAATCTGCAAAAGGTGCTCCCCTCTCTTCTTTAGGCAACTCCAATACAGCTGGCACTTCAAGTGATTCACCTCTTGGAGCCTCATCTGATTATCATGAGGTAATCCCTGGCGATTCTGAAGATACACAAATTGATGAAAGCAATCAAGTTGAGTCTTGGATACAGGCACTAGCAGAAGGTGACTATTGCGATCTTAGTGTTGATGAACGCCTTAATGCACTGGTTGCGCTTGTTGGTGTTGCCACTGAAGGGAACTCTATTCGTGCTGTTCTTGAG GAACGCTTGGAATTAGCAAATGCCTTAAAGAAGCAAATGTGGGCAGAGGCGCAACTTGATAAGAGGCGTTCCAAGGAAGAATTTGCTAGCAAAATGCAATGTAATTCTTACATGAGTTTGAAGGCTGATATAAATCAAGAAAACAATGCTACAGAGAGTACTCCAACTCCAGCCTTTCATGCTGATAAAGAGAATGATGAAAATTTTGGGGCCATTAACAACTGTGAGATACTTGATCAGCATAGTCAGGGTAATGCTGGTGGTATGTCTTATGAGAGGAATGGTGTAGGCCCGGAAATCAGTGCAACCCCAGATACTTTATCTGTTCAGCAATATGCTTATGCTGACAAAACACGATCTCAGTTGAAATCATACATTGGTCACCGGGCAGAACAGCTGTATGTTTACAGATCCCTGCCCTTGGGTGAGGATCGGAGGCGAAATCGGTATTGGCAGTTTACAACGTCGGCATCACCAAATGACCCTGGCTCAGGAAGGATCTTTTTTGAATCCAAAGATGGATATTGGAGAGTTATTGACTCAGAGGAG GCCTTCGATTCTTTAGTAGCTTCCCTCGATACACGTGGCAGCCGGGAGGCACAGCTGCATTCAATGTTGCAAATGATTGACCCATCCTTTAAGGAAGCTATTAAGAGGAGTGTGGCTATAGAACAATCTGCTGGAAGGAATATAAACGAAGCTACTGACATGATAAGGGCAAGTTTTCATAGTGAGTTTGGAAGCCCAAGCAGTACTCCTTTTAGTGTTGCATCTAATAGTGCCACAGCATATTCTGATTCTTTCAGAATAGAGCTGGGGCATAATGATTTTGAGGAAGCTGCTATTTCAAAAAGGGCAGATGGATTTTTAAAATGGATGTGGAGGGAATACTACAATCAAGAATTGACATGTGCCATGAAGTACAGCAAGAAAAGATGCTCTGAGTTGATGCATTCTTGTAATTTCTGCTATCAGATTTACTTAGCTGAAGAAAGACACTGTTCTTCTTGCCATAAGACCTTCAAATCCATTCACAGTTTTTCTGAGCACACAGCACAATGTGAAGAGAAGCGGAGAACTGACCCTAACTGGAAGATGCAAATTGCGGACTATTCTGTTCCAATAGGAATGAGATTGCTCAAGCTGCAGCTAGCTTCCATCGAG GCTTCAATACCATCAGAAGCACTTCAATCATTTTGGACTGATGTGTATCGGAAATCTTGGGGTTTGAAGTTGTACTCTACCAAATCTATGGGTGAAATATTCCAG CTTTTGACTCTGCTGGAAGGTGCAATAAGACGGGACTACCTCTCTTCTGATTTTGAAACAGCAAGTGAGTGTCTAAACTCAAACTCACAGGATATTGCATGCCAGAATCTTGTAGGATCGGTTGGATCTGCTGCTGTGCTTCCATGGGTTCCTGACACTACCGCTGCTGTCATGCTCCGAACGTTAGACCTAGACTCGGCTATTTCATACATACAAAATCAAAAGATGGAGAGAGATTTCATG AAACTTCCATCAAGGTATACAGTTGCTaagagcacacaagaaacagcTCCACTTGAACCAACTGGTTTTGATCTGTATGATCGAAGGTGGCTTCCAAGTGGTGGCCGTAGGGGTCGTGGAAGAGGAAGTAGAGGTGGTAGCAGGGGAGGCAGAGGTCGAAGTCGAGGTGGAAGGGTCCCAAGAGGTATTAGCAGCTCATCTAGGATTGAATTCAAGGATGACAGTGTTGCGTATGAGAAAGCACCAAGGAAGAATGCACGTCGAGGGCGTACACGTGGTTGTGGTCGTAGACGAGGACGTCGAACTGTTAGGCCTCGGCAGCCATCTGAGGGCAGAGCCAGATCAATTCCGAAGGCAAATTTGTTAGGAAGCTTTAGCATGGTTAGCAGTTCAAAGCCTGCTACCATTGAGGAGTCTCCACGAAGCTCTGGTGCTGATGAGTGGGGTTTGGGGACCAGAATGCCATATACTGAAGGTGGTGGGAACAGTTCTGCATCTCAGTCAGATCAATCAGAAGATAATGAGGAAAACGGCCAACCAATGGATGAGGAATACGAAGATCAAGTTCTAGATTACTCCATAGGCTATTCTGGTGGGTCCAGGCTGCCTCATGGAATGATGTCCACGTTGGATCatgaggaggatgaagatgctaAGGGTGATGAGTATGTGGAGGAAGATGGTGCAGACCATGCTGTTGATGATGTCGACGGTGAGATGTATGAGGATGATGAAATGGCTGATAACATAGGTGAAGATGACGGTGATGGAGTGGAGATGAATGCGGACGAGGATGAAGGTGCTACCTCATATTCGTCTGATTACAGTAAATAA